A region of the Campylobacter cuniculorum DSM 23162 = LMG 24588 genome:
TACAAGAAAAAGGAGCAAATCATGCCCTGCTTTGGGGAGCAAAAGGCACGGGAAAATCAAGCTTAATCAAGGCAGTGTTTAATGAATTTAAAGAACAGGGCTTAAGACTTGTTGAACTTGCAAAAGATGATTTGTTTGCTTTGTGTGATATTATTGATGAGTTAAGAAATGAGCCCTATAAATTCATACTTTTTTGCGATGATTTTTCTTTTGAAGAAAATGATACAAGTTATAAATTTTTAAAACCTTTGCTTGATGGCAGCATAGAAAAGGCTCCTAAAAATATTCTTATTTATGCAAGTTCTAATCGCCGCCATTTACTCAAAGAAAATTTAGAGGACAATCAAAACATACAAGTCATACATGGCGAACTCCATTTAAGCGATGCAGCAGAAGAAAAATTGAGTTTAAGCGATAGATTTGGACTTTGGCTTAGTTTTTATCAAGGAAATTTAGAGGAATATTTAAAGATTGTTGATTTTTATTTTCAAAATGAAGAGCTTGATAGAGAACTCTTGCATTTAAAAGCTAAGGAATTTGCAAATTTAAGAGCAAGTAGGGGAGCAAGGACAGCAAAGCAATTTTATTTGGCTTTTAAAGAAAATTTAAAAAATTTAAAATAAGGAAAAAGTTAAAATGAAAGGGAGTGAAATTTTTAAAAAACTTTTAAGTTTTTCTTTGCCTTATGATGAATTTGATTGGCTTGAAAATAGAGCTTTGAGCGAATTTGAAATTCTCATTTCAGTTGTTTTAACTCAAAATACAAATTGGAAAAATGTCTTAAAAGCCTTAAAGAATTTAAAACAAGCTCAAATTTCTGAATTAGAACAGCTTGTAAAGCTTGAAAATACAGAACTTGCTTCACTCATTAAGCCTAGTGGATTTTATAATATTAAGGCAAAAAGGCTTAAAAATTTAATCCATGCCCTTTTAAGAGATTTTCACAATTTGCAAAATTTTAAAGATTCAGTCAGCAGGGAATGGCTCTTAAATATCAAAGGTTTGGGCTATGAGAGTGTCGATAGCATTTTAAATTATTTGTGTCAAAGAGAAATTTTGGTTGTGGATAGCTATACAAATCGCCTTGCATTGGCTTTGGGCTATGAATTTACAAATTATGAAGAATTAAGGGAATTTTTTCAAAGTGGGATTGAGACAGAACAAAAAAAACTTTGCAAATTGCTGGGTAAAAAATGCGAACTTTTCGAGCTTTATCAAATTTTTCACGCTTTAATCCTTGCTTTTGGTCAAATTGCTTTTAAAGGAAAAAAACTAAGCGAAAAAGGCGAATTTTTCATTGCAAAATTAAAGGATTAAGTTGAGATTAAATATTGAGAGAATTAATGATAAAGCGTTAAAATCATTGTTTGTTGTCTATTTGCTATTTTAGGGAATGCTTATGATTTGCACAAAACAAAATGCACTTAGGGCGGAGGAATCCGCATGTGCTTATTTTTCTTTTAAGGATTCTTGCCTTTATCAAGCGTCCATTCTTAATAAGCAGTTATTGCAAAAACAAAGCCTTGATTTAATCATCACCTCACCCCCTTATAATGTGGGCATAGAATATCATTCTAATGCGGATTCTAATGATTATAAAGAATATTTAGAATTTTGCAAAGCTTGGTTGAAAAACTGCTATTTTTGGGCAAAAGATGGGGCAAGATTTTGTTTGAATATCCCTTTAGATAAAAATAAAGGCGGACAGCAAAGTGTGGGGGCGGATTTAACGCAAATTGCTAAAAAAGTCGGTTGGAAATACCATAGCACGATTGTTTGGAATGAGGGAAATATTTCAAGACGCACAGCTTGGGGAAGTTGGCTTAGTGCGTCTGCTCCCTATGTTATCGCACCTGTGGAACTTATTTTGGTGCTTTATAAAGGAGAATGGAAAAAGAAAATCAAAGGAGAAAATGATATAACAAAGCAAGAATTTATGGCTTGGACAAATGGATTGTGGAGCTTTAATGGAGAATCTAAAAAACGCATAGGACACCCTGCACCCTTTCCTAGAGAATTGCCTAAAAGATGCATTAAGCTTTTTTCTTTTGTCGGTGATGTGGTGTGTGATCCTTTTAGCGGAAGCGGGACAACGATGATAGAAGCTTATCTTAATCAACGCAAATTTATAGGCATAGAACTTGACAAAGGTTATTGTGAGCTTTCAAAAAAGAGATTTTTGGAGTTGATTCAAAAGGAGAAAGGATTATTTGATGAGTGATAAAGTCAGTTCGCAGCTTGATTTAATCATGGAATTTTTCAAGGCAAATCCAAATAGGGACATTGCTCACCCTGAAGTTGTTGATTGGGTGGTTAAAGAATGGAAAAATCGCACTGGAAAGGTTTTTAGAGACCCGGATAGAGGAATAAGAAGTTTGCATCAAAAGGGTTATTTGCAAAAAATTGCAAAAGGAGTGTATCGCTATGATCCTCATTTTGTCACCTTAAGAGAGGATTTAGAGGATTTTACTCCAAATTTAAAAAGACAAATTTTAGAACGTGATAATTATAGTTGCGTTATATGTGGAATGGGCAAAAAAGAAGGAGTAGAACTTCATATTGATCATATCAAACCTAAAGATTTAGGCGGCAAAGCTACACTAGAAAATGGACAAACATTATGCTCTAAACATAATTTTTTAAAGAAAAATTTAAAACAAACTGAAACAGGCAAGAAAATGTTTATACGCATGTTAGAAAGTGCTAAGAGTGCTAACGAAAAAGCATTGATAGACTTCTTAGAGGAAGTGTTAGAGGTTTATGAAAGGCACAATATCAATGGGCATATTGTGTGGAAAAAATAAATTTTGCAATAATTTAAAATGAATGGAATTAAAGTGGAGCAGATAAAAAATTTATTGTAAAACATAAAAATCATTTCGATAATCAATAAATACTTATAATCTCGGTTTTTTAAGAAAATTTACTCTTTATTTGCAAAAAAATATTAATATTTATTATCAAAAATTTAATTTGAAAGGATTTACATTATGGTCAAGAAAATTACTTTTCTTTTGTTTTTTACATTTTACGCTTTTGCTTGCCAAGAACACAGCACAAGTGAGCAAAGTCATTCAACGTATAAAGGATAAAATATGAAAAAATTATTTTTTTTAATGTCTTTATGCATTTTTGTATTTGGTGCAGAACTTAATATTTATTCTGCGAGGCATTATGATGCGGATTTTGAGATTATCAAAAAATTTGAGGAACAAACCGGCATCAAGGTCAATCACACTCAAGCTAAGGCTTCAGAATTGATTAAAAGACTTCAATTAGAGGGAGATAAATCTCCAGCGGATATTTTTATCACGGCGGATATTTCAAATTTAAATGAAGCTAAAAATGCAAAAATTTTAGCCCCGCTAAAATCCGAATTTTTAGAAAAAACCATTCCAGCTCATTTAAGAGATAAAGACAATCAATGGTTTGCTATCACTAAAAGAGCAAGAATTATCGCTTATAACAAAAATGCAAACACAGATATAAGCAAACTTAAGAATTATGAAGATTTAGCAAAGCCTGAATTTAAGGGCAAGATTGTTATGAGAAGTGCAACCGCTCCTTACAGCAAAACCTTGCTTGCTTCAATCTTTGCTAACGATGGCGAATCAAAGGCTAGAGAATGGGCTAAAGGCGTGTTGGCAAATCTAGCCACTGCACCAAAAGGAGGGGATAGAGATCAAGCCAGACAAGTTTTTGCGGGTGAGGCTGATTTTGCTGTGATGAATACCTATTATATAGGACTTTTAAAAAATTCTAAGAATCCAAAAGACGTTGAAGTCGGCAATGCTCTAGGGATTATTTTTCCTAATCAAGAAGGCAGAGGAACTCATATCAATATAAGCGGTATAGCCCTTACAAATTCAAGCAAAAATAAAGAAGAAGCAAAAAAATTTATGGAATTTATGCTCACTCCTGAAATTCAAAAGACTCTTAGCGATATAAATTATGAATATCCTGTAAGAGATGATGTTGAACTCTCGGCAACGATTAAAGAATTTGGTGCTTTCAAAGAGGATAAAATTCCACTTTCTGAAGTGGCGGATAATGTCAAAGAAGCAGTGAAAATTTATAATGAAGTTGGTTTTAGATAAGTGTTAAAAAGTCTAAAATTCTTTAAAATTGGGGCGATTTTACTCGCCCTTTTTTTAGCTTTGCCTATTTTAAGCATTTTCATAGAACTTTTTATCGCTTTATTTTTTGAAAATTTTACAGATGCAAAGCTCCTAGAAAGCGTCAAGGAAAATTTAAATCATTTTTTTTCTTATTTGTTTTTAAAATTCATTAAAGATACTTTTTTTGTCAGCTTAGGTGTTTTAAGTTTAAGTATTGTTTTGGGTGTGAGTACTGCGTATTTGATTGCAAATTTTAATTTTTATTTTTCAAAAATTCTTGAAAAACTACTGATTTTACCTCTTGCAATCCCTGCTTATATTTTAGCCTTTGTTTATGTCGGAATTATGGATTTTCAAGGGTTTTTTCATCAAATTTTTGGTTTTAGAATTGATTTTTTTAATATTTATGGAGTGATTTTTGTTTTAAGTTTTTCTTTGTATCCCTATGTGTATTTGTTTGCTAAAACTGCTTTTAAAAGTGAGGCTAAGGAGGCTTTTGAGGTTGGTAAAATACTAGCTTATAGTGAATGGAAATTTTTTTATAAACTTGGAATTTTTACCATAAAACCTGTGATTTTATCCTCATCAATGCTTGTTTTGATGGAAACTTTAAGTGATTATGGAGCTTCAGCTTATTTGGGAGTGGATACCTTTTCAGCAGGAATTTTCAAACTTTGGTATGATTTGAGTGATCCTTATTCTGCAAGTGTTTTATCGGGTTTTTTGATGCTCTTTGTTTTTTTGCTGATGTATATAGAATATTGGCATAAAACGAGGCAAAAATACAGCTTCAATCAAAATTTAGAGCTTTTTTTACAAAAGAGAAATTTAAGCAAGATGAAGCAAATTTTTGCAAGTTTGTATTGTTTTGTTATTGTGTTTTTAGGTTTTATTTTGCCTTTGACTTGGCTTTTGTATTGGGGATTACAAGATGAGAAGCTTTTTGAGAGTGAATTTTATATCATCATTTTACAAACTTTAATTTTAGCTGCTATCAGTGCTTTATTCATCTTAATTTTAGCCCTATTTCTTAGTTTTGTTGCAAGAATTTTAAAAAACAATATCCTTGCTTTGCTTCTTCTTAAAATGAGTTCTTTAGGTTATGCTATACCCGGAGCAGCCATAGGCATTAGTGTGATGATAGTTTTTTCATATTTAGGAAAACTAAGCGGAATTTTGTTTTTAGGACAAAGCTTTATGGTGTTGATTTTTGCTTATATTATAAGATTTTTAGCCACAGCAATTTATTCTTTAGAAAGTGCTTATACTAAAATTCACATTCATTTAGATGAAGCGAGTTTAAACTTAAAACCCAGCTATTTAACCCTATTTTTTAAGGTGCATTTACCGCTTTTAAGACATTTTTTATTTTTAGCTTTTATTGTGGTTTTTATTGATATTATTAAAGAATTGCCTTTAAGTCGCATTTTATCTCCTTTTGGTTTTGAAACCTTAAGTGTTAAGGCTTTTTGGTATGCAAGTGATGAGAGAATTTATAATGCAGCTTTACCCTCGCTTTTTATCGTCCTTTTGTCTTTAATGGCTGTGATTTGGATACAAGTTTTAACAAGGAAAAACGATGTTAGAAATTAAAAAACTCACAAAAAAATTCAAACAAATTCAAGTCTTAAATGGATTGGATTTAAACCTTAACAAAGGAGAAATTTTAAGCATTTTAGGCAAGAGTGGCAGTGGAAAAAGCACTCTTTTAAGAATCATTGCAAATTTAGAAAAACCGAGCTCTTATGAGAAATTTCAATGTCTTGGTCAAGTGGCTTTAATGTTTCAAAATTATGCCTTATTTCCTCATCTTAATGTGAAGCAAAATATACTCTTTGCTTTGCATGATTTAAAAAAAGAAGAGCGAGATAAAAAATTAAACGAGCTTTTGGAAAAATTTGAAATTTCAAAACTCAAAGATAAAAATATAGACGAAATTTCAGGAGGACAAGCTCAAAGAGTAGCCTTTGTGCGAGCTGTTGCTAGGGGCTGTGATTTGCTTTTGCTTGATGAGCCTTTTTCAAATTTGGATCAAGCTCTAAAAAATGATTTAAGAAAAGAGCTTAAACTTTTGATTAAAGAGCAAGGAATTTGTGCGATTTTAGTTACTCATGATATTGCCGATGCGTATTATATGTCTGATAAAATTGCTTTGTTAAGTGAGGGTAAGATTATGGATGTTAATACCCCTAAGGAACTTTATTTTCACCCTAAAGATAAAAAGAGTGCAAAAATACTCGCGGATTTAAATATTATCGAAGGAAAGCTTGATTTAGACGATGAATTTTTTGCTTGGATTGAATCAAGAAATCGCATTTTTGGTTTTGCAGAATTAAAACTGGGCACGAAATTTGAAGCTCAAGTGATGAGTAAAGAATTTTTAGGAGCTTTTTATAAACTCAAGCTTGATTATAAGGGAATTTGTTTTTATATGCTTCTTAGTTCAAGCTATGATATAAAAGAAAAGATTTGTTTTGATTTCATTTGCAAATAAAACTCAAGTGATTTTTTGTTATAATTAAAAAAAATTATTGTTAAAGGTTGAAAAATGGCTAATCTTTTAATCATCGGTGCCGGTGGAGTCAGTCGCGTTGCAACGATAAAATGTGCTATGAATCAAGAAGTATTTGATAAAATCACTCTGGCTAGTCGCACAAAAAGAAAATGCGATGAAATTGCGTCTTTTATAAAACAACGTTTAAATGTCAATATCCACACAGCTGAAATTGATGCAGATGATAGTGAAGCGGTGGTGGGGCTTATCAAAAAAAGTGGAGCTGAAATTTTACTCAATCTGGCTTTGCCCTATCAGGATTTAACCCTTATGGACGCTTGCATTAGAGCAAAAATTCATTATATTGATACTGCAAATTATGAGCATCCAAGTCTTGCAAAATTCGAGTACAAAGAACAATGGGCTCGCAATAAATCCTTTAAAGATGCGGGAATTTTAGGGCTTTTAGGAAGCGGTTTTGATCCGGGTGCTACGAATGTTTTTTGTGCCTATGCCCAGCAAAATTTATTTGATGAAATTCATTTTATTGATATACTTGATTGCAATGCAGGTGATCACGGATATGCCTTTGCGACGAATTTTAATCCCGAAATCAACCTTAGAGAAGTTTCTGCAAAAGGCAGATATTGGCAAGAAGGTAGGTGGATAGAAACTGAACCTATGGAGATAAAAATGGGTTGGGATTATCCTCAAGTGGGTGTTAAAGATAGCTATTTGCTCTATCATGAGGAACTTGAAAGTCTTGTTAAAAATATCAAAGGCTTGAAAAGAATTCGCTTTTTTATGACCTTTTCACAAAATTACCTCACTCATATGAAATGTCTTGAAAATGTCGGTATGTTGGGCATTAAAGCGGTAAAACATAAGGGAATGGATATTGTGCCGATTGAATTTTTAAAGACTTTATTGCCCGATCCTGCAAGTTTAGGTCCTAGAACTAAGGGTTTTACAAATATAGGTTGCGTGATACGCGGTAAAAAAGATGGTCAAGATAAGCAAATTTATATTTATAATGTTTGCAATCACGAAGAATGTTTTAAAGAAACCGGAGCTCAAGCTGTCAGTTACACCACAGGAGTGCCTGCAATGATAGGAGCAAAACTCATTGCTCAAGGAATTTGGAAGGGCAAAGGCGTGTTTAATATAGAAGAATTTGAAGCCAAACCTTTTATGGATGAACTCAATTCTTCTGGATTGGCTTGGAAAATCATAGAAATGAAGCCAAATTTAGGAGATGAAAAAAATTAGTTTTTATAAAAACTAAAGCCAAATATTTATTAATGGAATAAAATAGCAAGTGAGATTTTGCTAGATTTGTTGATAATGGTGATTTTATATTGACTTAGAATGTATGAAAGAATGCGTTGATAAATAACCGATTGTAAAGATTTTGACTTAAAGATATGGATTTTTTATTTATCAAGGCTTCATAAATTTTAATTTTTTAAAAAAATCAAACTAAAATTTATTAATGGTGTTTTCTTAGAAGATAAATATTTTGAAATTTTATTATTTTTATAAGCAAATCATATATAAATTTTCTAAAATTTTATATTATCACAAAATTTGAAAGCATTATGGATTATATATCTAATTTTTATGGATAAGTTTGAAATTTTTAAAGATAAAAGATTGACTAAAAATATTATGCAACAAATTTCTTTTATCAAAACTTGTTTTAGTAATTATCGAGTGTTTAAAAGGAATAAAAGATGAAAAAATGATTTTATTTACTAAGCTTTTGCAAACTTGTATATTTAAGGCTTTTGTACTTTAAAGAAAGTGAATTTTTAAAAATCACAAGAATTGATTTAATCATTTCATACAAACATTAGAAAATTTAAAATATAAACAAGGTGAAATCAATAAAATTTATCAAAAGCCACAAATAAGCCCATTTTAATTAATTTCAATTGTAGATTTTACAACATATTTAAAAAAACAATCAAACACCCATTTAATAGGTATTTCATCGATATAAAAAATCAAAGAATGCTTTAAAGCTCTGCCAAAATGTGCCATAAAGACAATTTTTCTTAAAACAAACTTTAAAAATTACCCCTATTTTAAAATAAAATTTTTAATTTGTCAAGTGCTATCAACAAAACTAAAAAACACCATAAGCTTAAGCATACAAACCAAAACACGATTTTAAGGGCTTTCAACATTGCAAAACACCAAAGCACTAAAGACATTTAGGATTTCTACCTAAAGGGGCTTAAAACGAAACAAAAAATAAAAATGATAAAATTTTTTGAAAATTTTTAAGATAATTTAATAAAATTTTTAATATGATTGACTGAAACAAGTGAGCTTAAAAATTTAAAATGTATCACTTGCTTAAATGATTATAATATTCAAGGAGCTTCTATTGATTTAAGCCTCAATGAAAAAGCAAAAATAAGGCTAAAAAAGATATAGATTTATTCAAACCGGACGCGTTAGAAAGCAAAGAACTCTTTGAAGAAATAGACTTGGCAAAAGGGTATGATTTAGCACCTCTTTCGTATTTATATGGCTCTAGTGTTGAAAAAGTAACCATACCAGAATATAAATGTGGGCTTATTTTACCGCGAAGCACCTTTGCAAGATTAGGCTTAATTTTGCCCATTTCTAGTTTTGCAAATCCGGGTTATAGTGGTCATTTGCCCATTGTTATTTTTAACGCTTCTGATTCTTTTATCAAAATACCGCCTTACATAAGAATTATGCAAATAATTTTTTTTAGAATTAAAAGGACATGCACAAGCATACAAAGAACAAAAAGATGAAAAATATTATAATGAAAATCCTTTAAAACAGCCTAGCTTAAACGATATAGAATTAAAGGCTATACTTGAAAAGCTTAAACAATGAAAAAGAGCTTTTAACACTCATTAAAAACGCTTTAGAAAAGACTAAAAAAGACAATGCACACTTAACTTTAACATTAAATGATGTTTAGATACTTTTTTACAGCTTAAGCTTAAAATTGATAGAAACGAAAAACACAACGAAATCATCATTAAAGCACTCAAAGACTTAAGGGCTGAAAAAAATACACTTGAAAGCTTGATTATAACCATTCTTAAAGAAATCATTTTAAAGACGCGTTAAGCTTTGATTTATAAAAAAATGTTATAATCACTCTAACAATCATTAAAGGGCGCATCGTCGTTGTGGTTACGATTGCTATAAGACTTTAGCGGTTGTCCCTTAAGTCCGTGCCACTCGGATTAAACTTAAGGGCTTGTATGTTTTCTAACTCTAAAGAATAAATGTGCTTACCATTCTCTAAAATCTCTTTAATCGTAATTAATGCGTTTGCTTCTTTATTGTTAAGTTTAAAATTTGCGTTGTATCTGTGAATTAAAAGTTTTTTGTCGTTGTGTTTTAAATCTGTGCTTATGTGTGATTTTTTCGCATTTTCAAAAAGGCTTTTAATGTGATTGACTGCACAAAAATGTTCATCCCTACTGAATCCATTTTGCACACTTTTATTGATAGCCTTTTCGCTCATCATCTTTCTTAAGCCTTTATTTGTTAAAATTGCCCTCTCATTAGTATTCACATTAACAATATCCTTATTTAAAAGCGGTTGTAAATGAGCTTTTAAATCCTCTCTTAAAGCCTTAATGCCTTTTGGTGAGTCTGTGTTGAGATGTAACATTTCATTTTGCGTTTCTTGTGGGCTTTCTTGCACGTCTTGTTTAAGCCCCTCTTGAGTCTTAGCGTTTAAAGACTCTTGCTTTGTGTTTATTGAAGCTTCTTGTGTTTTGTTGGCTTGTTCTTGCTTTTCTTGGATTTTTGTGTTATAATGCTCTTGTGAAGTTGAGGGCTTAGAATCTTCTTTAAGATTAGCTTCGTGCGGATGAAATCCCTCTGAATCTCGTGCTTTTAAATGTTGTGCTGTTCTTATTCTGCTTATAATTTCCCTTGTTTTTGTTGTCGGTATGGCTGTCAATAAAAAATCATTTTCATTTCGTGGTGTTATGACTATATAAAAAAGCTCTCCATTCTTTCCTTGAAAACTTTTTATAAATTCTTGCGTTTCTTGTCCTTTGCTGTTAATTCTATGAAGTAAAAAATCATAATCTTTAAGCGTTGGCTCAACTAAATGCAAAAATTCGGTATTTTTTATTTTTATTTTCATTAAAGTGCTTTCATTTAAAGCTCTGTAAAAAAAAAGGGGGGGGGGTTGATTTGCGCTTTAGATTTATTTAAGTGTGATTATATTATAATATTTTTTGTAGAGTTTAGGGCTTAGAATCTTTTAAAGATTAACTTTTGCGGTTATAAATCCCTATGGATATCGTATCTGGTCTTACAATGTTTTAACATTTTTGCCGTTCGATCCACTCAAAAGTAAGATAAGGGTGGGCGTTTCAATCTTTTTTTAATTTCTTTTTTTAATGTTCCGTGCCGTGCTTATATGTTTAATAAGTGCTCTCACGTGCGTTGTCGGTATGGCTGTCAATAAAAAATCATTTTCATTTCGTGGTGTTATGACTATATAAAAAAGCTCTCCATTCTTTCCTTGAAAACTTTTTATAAATTCTTGCGTTTCTTGTCCTTTGCTGTTAATTCTATGAAGTAAAAAATCATAATCTTTAAGCGTTGGCTCAACTAAATGCAAGAATTCCGGCCGGTTTGTATCGGAGCGGGTTTGCAAATGGATTAAAAAATTTTCTTTATTCATAATATTTTCTAGCTTTAAAAAATCCTCTTTTGTTATTTCTTCGGGCATAACGCTTGGCTCTATAGTTTTAAGGCTTAAAATAGCTTCTTGCTTGTCTTTGCTTAAAGCTTTAAAGTCTTGCGTTTGGGTATAATTTTCTATGGTTTTAAGTGTGTGTTGTGCTTTTGCTTCTCTCCTTTGCATTTGTTTTAAAATGTGGTTTGCTTGGGCTAATCTGCCTTTTTCGTTTTGTATGATGTGGTTTTTGAGATTGAATGTTTCTAAAAAGGGATATTTTTGCACGGCTTCATCATAACCTTTTGCTAGGGTGTCGGCTAGTTCTTTTTTAACCGCTTCTTTAAATTGTGGATTGTCTTTTAAGACTTTAAAGCCCTTTGAGAGGGTTAAACTTCCTAAACCTCCGCCTAAAAATCCTAAAAGAAATTTTTGTGGATTAAAACTCACATTTCCCTCTTCATCGCGTTCTAATCCTGCTAAACTTCCCCCTGCTAATCCGCTGCCTAAATGGGGGTTGCTGTAAAGAGTAGGGTCGTGTTTTTTGAGTATTTCGCGATACTCTTTAGCTCTTTTTATCTCGCTTTCAATAAAACTTTTTACGGCTTTATTAGCTTCTTGGTCGGGGGTGTCTCTTAAGATTTCAAATTCTTTTACTATAAAATATTCTCGCAATAGATCATCGCGATTTAATTTTCCACTTTTAAGGTGTTCTATTGATTCTTCTATAAAAAATTCCGCTAAATGTCCGCCGCTTCCTAAGTCTCGGGTTAGCATTTGTTCTAAATACCTCTCATAAACTTCACAATTCCATAAATTAAGTCGGTTTTTATTATAATCTTGTGTTATTTTCTTTTTTTCTAAATCATCAAAAAACGTGCCTTTTAGGTATGTTTTAAGATTTTTTAGGGCTTCATTTTGTAGTTTTCTTTTGCGGGTTTCTGCATGTTGTTGTCGTATGGGTTTAAGTTCTTTTAAGCCCGTATTTGGTAAGCTTTCAATAGGGTTTTTAGCAACATTGTCGGATGCTATCGTAAAAGGTTGTTCCGTGAAAGTGTCAGCCTGTTTCCCTTTTTTGTTTTTAAATGTTGTTAAAATAAAGTGATTTGTTTTATTACCTTTAAAATCCGCACTTAATCCTGCTACATAAT
Encoded here:
- a CDS encoding dCTP deaminase, coding for MDLFKPDALESKELFEEIDLAKGYDLAPLSYLYGSSVEKVTIPEYKCGLILPRSTFARLGLILPISSFANPGYSGHLPIVIFNASDSFIKIPPYIRIMQIIFFRIKRTCTSIQRTKR
- a CDS encoding saccharopine dehydrogenase family protein; its protein translation is MANLLIIGAGGVSRVATIKCAMNQEVFDKITLASRTKRKCDEIASFIKQRLNVNIHTAEIDADDSEAVVGLIKKSGAEILLNLALPYQDLTLMDACIRAKIHYIDTANYEHPSLAKFEYKEQWARNKSFKDAGILGLLGSGFDPGATNVFCAYAQQNLFDEIHFIDILDCNAGDHGYAFATNFNPEINLREVSAKGRYWQEGRWIETEPMEIKMGWDYPQVGVKDSYLLYHEELESLVKNIKGLKRIRFFMTFSQNYLTHMKCLENVGMLGIKAVKHKGMDIVPIEFLKTLLPDPASLGPRTKGFTNIGCVIRGKKDGQDKQIYIYNVCNHEECFKETGAQAVSYTTGVPAMIGAKLIAQGIWKGKGVFNIEEFEAKPFMDELNSSGLAWKIIEMKPNLGDEKN
- a CDS encoding DNA-methyltransferase, with the protein product MICTKQNALRAEESACAYFSFKDSCLYQASILNKQLLQKQSLDLIITSPPYNVGIEYHSNADSNDYKEYLEFCKAWLKNCYFWAKDGARFCLNIPLDKNKGGQQSVGADLTQIAKKVGWKYHSTIVWNEGNISRRTAWGSWLSASAPYVIAPVELILVLYKGEWKKKIKGENDITKQEFMAWTNGLWSFNGESKKRIGHPAPFPRELPKRCIKLFSFVGDVVCDPFSGSGTTMIEAYLNQRKFIGIELDKGYCELSKKRFLELIQKEKGLFDE
- a CDS encoding Fe(3+) ABC transporter substrate-binding protein — encoded protein: MKKLFFLMSLCIFVFGAELNIYSARHYDADFEIIKKFEEQTGIKVNHTQAKASELIKRLQLEGDKSPADIFITADISNLNEAKNAKILAPLKSEFLEKTIPAHLRDKDNQWFAITKRARIIAYNKNANTDISKLKNYEDLAKPEFKGKIVMRSATAPYSKTLLASIFANDGESKAREWAKGVLANLATAPKGGDRDQARQVFAGEADFAVMNTYYIGLLKNSKNPKDVEVGNALGIIFPNQEGRGTHINISGIALTNSSKNKEEAKKFMEFMLTPEIQKTLSDINYEYPVRDDVELSATIKEFGAFKEDKIPLSEVADNVKEAVKIYNEVGFR
- a CDS encoding ABC transporter permease — its product is MLKSLKFFKIGAILLALFLALPILSIFIELFIALFFENFTDAKLLESVKENLNHFFSYLFLKFIKDTFFVSLGVLSLSIVLGVSTAYLIANFNFYFSKILEKLLILPLAIPAYILAFVYVGIMDFQGFFHQIFGFRIDFFNIYGVIFVLSFSLYPYVYLFAKTAFKSEAKEAFEVGKILAYSEWKFFYKLGIFTIKPVILSSSMLVLMETLSDYGASAYLGVDTFSAGIFKLWYDLSDPYSASVLSGFLMLFVFLLMYIEYWHKTRQKYSFNQNLELFLQKRNLSKMKQIFASLYCFVIVFLGFILPLTWLLYWGLQDEKLFESEFYIIILQTLILAAISALFILILALFLSFVARILKNNILALLLLKMSSLGYAIPGAAIGISVMIVFSYLGKLSGILFLGQSFMVLIFAYIIRFLATAIYSLESAYTKIHIHLDEASLNLKPSYLTLFFKVHLPLLRHFLFLAFIVVFIDIIKELPLSRILSPFGFETLSVKAFWYASDERIYNAALPSLFIVLLSLMAVIWIQVLTRKNDVRN
- a CDS encoding ABC transporter ATP-binding protein translates to MLEIKKLTKKFKQIQVLNGLDLNLNKGEILSILGKSGSGKSTLLRIIANLEKPSSYEKFQCLGQVALMFQNYALFPHLNVKQNILFALHDLKKEERDKKLNELLEKFEISKLKDKNIDEISGGQAQRVAFVRAVARGCDLLLLDEPFSNLDQALKNDLRKELKLLIKEQGICAILVTHDIADAYYMSDKIALLSEGKIMDVNTPKELYFHPKDKKSAKILADLNIIEGKLDLDDEFFAWIESRNRIFGFAELKLGTKFEAQVMSKEFLGAFYKLKLDYKGICFYMLLSSSYDIKEKICFDFICK
- a CDS encoding endonuclease III domain-containing protein produces the protein MKGSEIFKKLLSFSLPYDEFDWLENRALSEFEILISVVLTQNTNWKNVLKALKNLKQAQISELEQLVKLENTELASLIKPSGFYNIKAKRLKNLIHALLRDFHNLQNFKDSVSREWLLNIKGLGYESVDSILNYLCQREILVVDSYTNRLALALGYEFTNYEELREFFQSGIETEQKKLCKLLGKKCELFELYQIFHALILAFGQIAFKGKKLSEKGEFFIAKLKD
- a CDS encoding ATP-binding protein, producing MDWSTTYAAIYRARKDRLKPVFELDTISLKELVGLESQKQALMDNTLNFIQEKGANHALLWGAKGTGKSSLIKAVFNEFKEQGLRLVELAKDDLFALCDIIDELRNEPYKFILFCDDFSFEENDTSYKFLKPLLDGSIEKAPKNILIYASSNRRHLLKENLEDNQNIQVIHGELHLSDAAEEKLSLSDRFGLWLSFYQGNLEEYLKIVDFYFQNEELDRELLHLKAKEFANLRASRGARTAKQFYLAFKENLKNLK
- a CDS encoding HNH endonuclease, with translation MSDKVSSQLDLIMEFFKANPNRDIAHPEVVDWVVKEWKNRTGKVFRDPDRGIRSLHQKGYLQKIAKGVYRYDPHFVTLREDLEDFTPNLKRQILERDNYSCVICGMGKKEGVELHIDHIKPKDLGGKATLENGQTLCSKHNFLKKNLKQTETGKKMFIRMLESAKSANEKALIDFLEEVLEVYERHNINGHIVWKK